The following coding sequences lie in one Lelliottia jeotgali genomic window:
- a CDS encoding putative MFS transporter yields MNTSVVSPGRAGLILLLTGQMLPLIDTSITNVALDSITHSLHASATELELIVALYGVAFAVCLALGSKLGDNLGRRRLFMWGVAAFGLASLLCGMAGSVEQLLGARVLQGAGAALIVPQILATLHVTLKGTAHAKAISLFGGIGGIAFIVGQMGGGWLVSADIAGLGWRNAFFINVPICLLVLALSRHFVTETRRETPSRIDWQGTALLAVILCCLLFPMALGPELHWPITLQLALVAVIPLMLWMRASAIRKQQHGEHPLLPPRLLKLTSIRFGMVIALLFFSAWSGFMFCMALTMQAGLGMAPWQSGNSFIALGVSYFVSAWYAPKLIARYSMGRILMTGLTVQIAGLLLLIATFWRFGQANTALTLAPATILIGYGQALIVNSFYRIGMRDISSCDAGAGSAILSTLQQATLGLGPAILGTLFLTFARHNGGHYPQAMIGFLSIEVVMMLTLGGIALWLRHRLETGPLPA; encoded by the coding sequence ATGAATACGTCTGTTGTTTCACCGGGTCGCGCAGGCCTGATATTGCTGCTCACGGGCCAGATGCTGCCGCTGATTGATACCTCAATCACCAACGTGGCGCTGGATTCGATCACCCACTCTTTACACGCTTCCGCCACCGAACTGGAGCTGATTGTTGCCCTGTACGGCGTTGCCTTTGCTGTGTGCCTCGCTCTGGGGAGTAAGCTCGGCGATAACCTCGGTCGCCGCCGTCTGTTTATGTGGGGCGTAGCCGCGTTTGGTCTGGCGTCGCTGCTGTGCGGAATGGCCGGGAGCGTGGAACAATTGCTGGGTGCACGCGTGTTACAGGGCGCAGGGGCGGCGCTGATCGTGCCGCAGATCCTCGCCACGCTGCACGTCACCCTGAAAGGGACGGCGCACGCCAAAGCCATCAGTCTGTTTGGCGGGATCGGTGGGATTGCCTTTATTGTCGGTCAGATGGGCGGCGGCTGGCTGGTGTCGGCGGATATCGCCGGGTTGGGCTGGCGAAACGCCTTCTTTATCAACGTGCCAATCTGCCTGCTGGTGCTGGCCCTGAGCCGTCATTTCGTGACGGAAACCCGCCGTGAAACACCGTCGCGCATTGACTGGCAGGGCACCGCGCTGCTGGCCGTGATTCTTTGCTGCCTGCTGTTTCCGATGGCGCTCGGCCCAGAACTCCACTGGCCCATCACATTGCAACTGGCGCTGGTCGCCGTGATTCCGCTGATGCTGTGGATGCGCGCCAGCGCGATACGTAAGCAGCAGCACGGAGAGCATCCCTTGCTGCCGCCGCGCTTGTTGAAGCTCACCAGCATCCGCTTTGGCATGGTGATCGCTCTGCTATTCTTCAGCGCCTGGTCGGGCTTTATGTTCTGCATGGCGCTGACCATGCAGGCCGGGCTGGGGATGGCGCCGTGGCAGTCGGGGAACAGTTTTATCGCCCTCGGCGTCTCTTATTTTGTCTCCGCCTGGTATGCGCCAAAACTGATTGCCCGCTACAGCATGGGGCGCATTCTGATGACCGGCCTGACGGTGCAGATCGCCGGTCTGCTGCTGTTGATTGCCACCTTCTGGCGCTTCGGGCAGGCCAATACTGCGCTGACGCTCGCCCCGGCGACCATTCTGATCGGCTACGGCCAGGCGTTGATCGTCAACAGCTTTTACCGGATTGGGATGCGTGATATCAGCAGCTGCGACGCGGGAGCCGGGAGCGCCATTCTGAGCACCTTGCAGCAGGCTACGCTCGGCCTTGGTCCGGCCATTTTGGGCACGCTGTTCCTGACTTTTGCGCGTCACAACGGCGGGCATTACCCGCAGGCGATGATCGGTTTTCTGAGCATCGAAGTGGTGATGATGCTGACGCTCGGCGGCATTGCTCTGTGGCTGCGCCATCGACTGGAGACTGGTCCGCTGCCTGCATAG
- a CDS encoding DNA-binding protein yields the protein MTLMTEPTSSLQDDNRKQLGAFLRARRESLDPQRLGLPRSGRRRTPGLRREEVAMLADVGVTWYTWLEQGRDVNPSSAVMVAVAKALQCTATETRHLFVLAGLPPGEAPQQVACEGISEGTRRLLDTLMPKPASIQKPNFDIVAWNDSFGHLMGVDFNAIPPEDRNCIYLFLTHPAWRSRLGKRDDVLPIFVSYFRAAMAEHRGDPQWEAQLARFFAVSEEFEALWHQRYDVRGVENQLKLFNHPDLGDFQLQQMYWYSAPRNGSRLLVYLPVDDAGEHALSWLAQQAVILN from the coding sequence ATGACGCTGATGACCGAACCCACTTCCTCATTACAGGACGACAACCGCAAGCAGCTTGGGGCCTTTTTACGTGCGCGTCGCGAAAGCCTCGACCCGCAGCGCCTCGGCCTGCCGCGCAGCGGTCGTCGTCGCACGCCGGGTTTGCGCCGCGAAGAGGTGGCGATGCTGGCAGATGTCGGCGTGACCTGGTACACCTGGCTTGAGCAGGGCAGGGACGTGAACCCTTCAAGTGCGGTGATGGTGGCGGTAGCGAAAGCCCTGCAGTGCACCGCAACGGAAACCCGGCACCTGTTTGTGCTGGCGGGGCTGCCGCCGGGTGAAGCGCCGCAGCAGGTGGCGTGCGAGGGGATCAGCGAAGGGACGCGGCGTCTGCTCGACACCCTGATGCCGAAACCGGCCAGCATTCAGAAACCTAACTTCGATATCGTGGCGTGGAACGACAGTTTCGGTCATTTGATGGGCGTGGATTTTAATGCGATTCCGCCCGAAGATCGTAACTGCATTTACCTCTTTCTCACCCATCCGGCGTGGCGCAGCAGGCTCGGCAAACGCGATGACGTTCTGCCGATTTTTGTCTCCTATTTCCGTGCGGCAATGGCTGAGCATCGCGGCGATCCGCAGTGGGAAGCGCAGCTGGCGCGTTTTTTTGCCGTCTCCGAAGAGTTCGAAGCCCTGTGGCATCAGCGCTACGACGTGCGCGGCGTCGAGAATCAGCTCAAACTCTTTAACCACCCGGATCTGGGGGATTTTCAGCTTCAGCAGATGTACTGGTACTCGGCCCCGCGCAACGGCTCGCGGCTGCTGGTCTATCTCCCGGTGGACGACGCGGGTGAACACGCACTCAGCTGGCTGGCGCAACAGGCT